CGTTCATACTATGGTTTATATTCAATGGGAAAGAACTGCGGATTTTATCCTGTGTACTTCAAGGTAAGTTCCTCTTTTTAAACTTCCAATAAAAAAATGATACCCGACCTTCAGCACTCAACCAAAGCAACCGCTCTGACGGGTGATGCTTCAGCGCCGGCAATTCTCAAAGGAAAGCTGCAAAAGATGAAAGAAGAATGCAATAGCAAGGGTGGACATACAAGATTCTCAATAATGAGTATCCCGTTTTGCAGCAATTGTGTATGAACGGGAAAATCACAGGATACGGGAGAATCGACAGAAATCATGTCAACTCCGAGCCCTTTCAAGGGAAAATCGCTCAGCCAAAGAGCCGCATCAGAGGTGAGCAGAGGGTAACCCTCAAAATAAGCTGCCGAGCCCCAATACTTGCTCCACCCGGAACAGAGCAGCAGAAACTCACTCTCATAAATGAGATCCCGGAATGGATAAAGAGTCTCAACCGTAATCAACCCGTCTGTCAGGCTGCGAAGATCAATCGCCACTCCCTTTCCGGAAAACTGCTCAATAGTGAACGCATCAAGCGAACTGCCTGAGGGAAGAATATGTGACGGAAGATCAACATGTGTCCCGGTATGGGAAGAGATGGTTAAAAGCTGCTCGGCAAAACCATGCTCATCAATGGAAGAGAGCTGCTGAAACCGCGGTCCGGGAGTGCCAGGATAACAGGGCATCCCGGAGCTGATGACCTGACTCAGATCAATGACCCGCATCACCCGTGCACCCTCTGTCGGATTCTTGAAGCCACATAGTCCATAATCGCCTTGACGGCTTTTTCATTCTCACAATCACAAAAGATCTGGTGACCGGAATGCTCCAGCCAGATAATAGACTTGCCTGATGGCTCAGTAGCAATCCTGTTGTAAAGGATAAGGGCGCTTTCAGGACGAACCGTATTTTCCCTGCGGTTATGCACAATTAAAACGGGCACATTGACCCGCCCAAGCAGTTGCTGGCTTATTTTTATCAGCTCAAAAAAAGAGATGATGGCATCTGTTGGCACCCAGGAATAATGAGGAATGCAGGTTGCACAGCCCTGATCCGCAAAATCGCTCTTCAACTTCCAATTTTTGATAATTTTGCTCACAAATGGCGCGGCAAAATGAAGAGGACGACCTGGAGCAAGCACAGAAATGAGCTGAATCGCCGGAGCAACAAGCACCAGAGAATCAATCTTCTCCTTGTGCCTTGCTGCAAGATTGAGCGAGAGAAGCGCTCCCATACTATGGCCGATCACGATAACCTGCTCAACCTCAAGGCTCAGTTCGAAAAGCGCCTGCTCAGCATCCGCCATCCACGACTCCCATCGTACACCACGGAGCGCCTCAGGGGACAATGCACCATGCCCCGCCAGCAGAGGCTGCCTGACCGGAATACCAAGTTTTTCAATAGAGGTGTACAACGATTTCACACTATCAAGCGTCGCCGTAAAACCATGAATAATAAGGACTCCAAAAGGGCTTCGCTCTCTGTGTTGTAACTCCATAATCGACTCTGATACAATCTGGCTGTACAAATTATAAAACGGCTCTCGCTGAATATAATGGGGTATAGGGAAAATTCCCTTGAATTGGCTATTTTTCAGGAACTCATCCAGGTAAAAAACTGAACCGATGCAAAAGAGATACTTCATCCGGCTCCTTCTACTGCCCCTTGTGCTCAGTTCGTGTTCATCGACACGCACCACCGTATCAAGGGATGACGTCAAAGGTATTTCACCCGAAGAGGCATACCGACTGGGCAAAATCAAGAACACTCCCTATGTTATCAACGGAAAGGTCTATGTTCCAATGAGCTACGAAGAGGCTCTTTCTTACCAGGAGAGCGGGATTGCATCCTGGTACGGACAGGAAACGCTCGACCAGCATAACGGACAGTTAACCGCCTACGGGGAAGTTTTCGATCCATCAAAGCCAAGCGCTGCACACAAATACCTGCCTTTACCCTCCATTGTCAAAGTGACCAATCTTGAAACCCGTGCATCAATGGTCGTCCGGGTCAATGATCGAGGGCCATTTGTCGGTGACCGGGTTATCGATCTAAGCGCGGAAGCAGCCAAACGACTGGGATTTTACCAAAAAGGAAGCGCGAAGGTCAAAATTGAGGTTATCTCCCGCTGACACCTCACGCTGGGCTCAGCTTGCCGCCCTGCATAAGAACCAGCTCCCCCTTTGCTACACCGGAGAGTTTCGCCATCTGGTCACACTTTATTCTCAGAATAAAAAAGAGACGTTCATCAGCAACGTCGAGCAGCGTTTCAAAATTCCCCTGACCTTTCGATATGATCACGTCGGCATTATCGAACAACCGCCGGAATTCATCAGAAGTTTCATCCAGCAGAGTGCCCGGATAGACACTGCCTGAAGAGATGACCACAGCCACCTCTTGCAGTCCGGCCTCATACGCATCACTGAGGACGGCGTCATTGATGACCGGCATCGCCCTGACGGCACAGGTAACCGCCAGGCCTGGATTACTGCGCCTGATCTCCTCAATGAACAGCCTGTCGAAAACAATCTCTCCCGCATTGTCGCAAATATAGAGCAGTTTTCCGGCCAACATCAAACGCCTGGAGAGCTCCGCAAAATCAAAACACCCGAATGAGCGTTCACTGATGGTACTCAGCTCCTTTTCAATATCGAGCGATCCGTGTTGCTTGGCACCAAAATCAATGATGTTGCCCGCCGCCGCAATTTTAACCGCATCCTGCAGGGGTTCCGGAGAGTTCCGGATTTTATTCCTGAACTCATCAACGAACTGCAACGCTGTGACGTTCGACTGCTTTTTTATCGCTCCGAAAGGATCGTAATCCGCCCCCTTTCCCGACAAGGCGATGGCCCTGTCTGTAGCGCTTCTGATAATATGCTGCACAACAAGACCCTCGCCATGAGTATCGAGAAGTTGGCGCATCGAATGCTCAAACAGCATTTTTGCGCTCTTCCCGTCAAGTCCGGTAACCTTTACAAGCGATTGCAACTGCTCGAAAATACATGAATAACATCCCGCAGGTATCTGCATAGTACTGTTTATTAAAAGAGAAAAATCCCTTCACAATCAACGCTGGCGCATCTGACTTGCCGCCGATCTCGAAAGCCCTGTCTGCCAAACACTCCCTGTATCACTCCCATTCCATCTCATTATACACCTGCAAAGCGTTCCTGCCGGAGAGAGCATCATAATTTCCCAGATAACGAAACATCGTCTGATCAATCGAACGGATCCCTGTTGCATCTCCGCCGGAAGCCCGATAATCCGAGACCGCCTTGCGAATAAATGATAAATAGCGCCTCGTATCATACGACGCTTTTTCAAGACTTGCCGGATGTCCGTGCCCGGGAATCACTATCCGTGGATGTAACGCAGCCAGGGCATCAAACACCTCCAGCCAGCTCTTGCTGCGGGAATGTTCCTGCACGCCCGGAAGCCGCTCCATGTAAACGATATCCCCGCTGAATACAATCTTTTCGGAAGGCAGCCAGACAAACGAGTCGCCCGGGGTGTGAGCCCAGCCGTGATGCTGAAGCAGCAGCGTTTTTCCTCCGATGGTCAGCCGCAACTCATTGCTGAACACCTCATCAGCAAAAACCGGTTCCGTCCCCCTCATGCCTTCCGCACCAACAAGGTTCTGCAGCATGGAGAGTTGATCTGACGCA
The DNA window shown above is from Pelodictyon phaeoclathratiforme BU-1 and carries:
- a CDS encoding cyclase family protein, coding for MRVIDLSQVISSGMPCYPGTPGPRFQQLSSIDEHGFAEQLLTISSHTGTHVDLPSHILPSGSSLDAFTIEQFSGKGVAIDLRSLTDGLITVETLYPFRDLIYESEFLLLCSGWSKYWGSAAYFEGYPLLTSDAALWLSDFPLKGLGVDMISVDSPVSCDFPVHTQLLQNGILIIENLVCPPLLLHSSFIFCSFPLRIAGAEASPVRAVALVEC
- a CDS encoding alpha/beta hydrolase; its protein translation is MELQHRERSPFGVLIIHGFTATLDSVKSLYTSIEKLGIPVRQPLLAGHGALSPEALRGVRWESWMADAEQALFELSLEVEQVIVIGHSMGALLSLNLAARHKEKIDSLVLVAPAIQLISVLAPGRPLHFAAPFVSKIIKNWKLKSDFADQGCATCIPHYSWVPTDAIISFFELIKISQQLLGRVNVPVLIVHNRRENTVRPESALILYNRIATEPSGKSIIWLEHSGHQIFCDCENEKAVKAIMDYVASRIRQRVHG
- a CDS encoding septal ring lytic transglycosylase RlpA family protein — translated: MQKRYFIRLLLLPLVLSSCSSTRTTVSRDDVKGISPEEAYRLGKIKNTPYVINGKVYVPMSYEEALSYQESGIASWYGQETLDQHNGQLTAYGEVFDPSKPSAAHKYLPLPSIVKVTNLETRASMVVRVNDRGPFVGDRVIDLSAEAAKRLGFYQKGSAKVKIEVISR
- a CDS encoding damage-control phosphatase ARMT1 family protein; protein product: MQIPAGCYSCIFEQLQSLVKVTGLDGKSAKMLFEHSMRQLLDTHGEGLVVQHIIRSATDRAIALSGKGADYDPFGAIKKQSNVTALQFVDEFRNKIRNSPEPLQDAVKIAAAGNIIDFGAKQHGSLDIEKELSTISERSFGCFDFAELSRRLMLAGKLLYICDNAGEIVFDRLFIEEIRRSNPGLAVTCAVRAMPVINDAVLSDAYEAGLQEVAVVISSGSVYPGTLLDETSDEFRRLFDNADVIISKGQGNFETLLDVADERLFFILRIKCDQMAKLSGVAKGELVLMQGGKLSPA
- a CDS encoding MBL fold metallo-hydrolase: MNIYRGEDFGVAESICRALRDFSSHETMKFMRYLIVLFIAALLLKPPSLFAGESLALQKVVPDVYAIIGGLDNRTAENLGNNATFGFVVTSSGVILIDSGASWKGAEHIDSLVRSVTGKPVTHVINTGGQDHRWLGNGYFKSHGAKIIAHEEAVKDQKFRASDQLSMLQNLVGAEGMRGTEPVFADEVFSNELRLTIGGKTLLLQHHGWAHTPGDSFVWLPSEKIVFSGDIVYMERLPGVQEHSRSKSWLEVFDALAALHPRIVIPGHGHPASLEKASYDTRRYLSFIRKAVSDYRASGGDATGIRSIDQTMFRYLGNYDALSGRNALQVYNEMEWE